From the Paraburkholderia sp. PREW-6R genome, one window contains:
- the hemW gene encoding radical SAM family heme chaperone HemW — translation MIPIRPTPADIGNGVIKAFTSPGSIRLTSLPPLSLYVHFPWCVRKCPYCDFNSHEWKGDAFPENDYLDALRADLEMALPLVWGRQVHTVFIGGGTPSLLSAAGLDRMLSDIRALLPLDADAEITLEANPGTFEAAKFAQFRASGINRLSVGIQSFNEAHLKALGRIHDSTQARRAVEVAANTFENFNLDLMFALPQQTLAECQADVETALSFAPPHLSLYHLTLEPNTLFAKFPPALPDDDASADMQDWIHERTAAAGYGHYEVSAYARPHRQSRHNLNYWRFGDYLGIGAGAHTKLSFPNRVLRQARYKHPTTFIEQARAGTAVQEEHEVGPRDLPFEFMLNALRLVEGFPVHRFSERTGLSMTSIEPALQEAERRKLITRDHEKIAPTPLGQAFLNDLQGLFLKDPQ, via the coding sequence GTGATTCCGATCAGACCAACGCCCGCTGATATCGGCAATGGCGTCATCAAGGCTTTCACGTCACCGGGCAGTATCCGGCTGACGTCGCTGCCGCCGTTGTCCCTTTATGTGCACTTTCCGTGGTGCGTGCGCAAGTGTCCGTACTGCGATTTCAACTCGCACGAGTGGAAAGGCGACGCATTCCCAGAGAACGATTATCTCGACGCGTTGCGCGCCGATCTTGAAATGGCGCTGCCGCTCGTGTGGGGACGCCAGGTGCATACCGTCTTCATTGGCGGCGGAACGCCCAGCCTGCTTTCGGCGGCGGGACTCGATCGCATGCTGTCGGACATCCGCGCGCTGCTGCCGCTCGACGCCGACGCCGAGATCACGCTTGAAGCCAATCCCGGCACGTTCGAAGCGGCGAAATTCGCGCAGTTCCGTGCGAGCGGCATTAACCGGTTGTCAGTGGGCATTCAGAGTTTTAACGAAGCGCATCTGAAAGCGCTCGGCCGGATTCACGATTCGACGCAGGCGCGCCGGGCGGTCGAGGTCGCCGCGAACACGTTCGAGAACTTCAATCTCGACCTGATGTTCGCGCTGCCGCAGCAAACGCTTGCCGAGTGTCAGGCCGACGTGGAGACGGCGCTTTCGTTCGCGCCGCCGCATCTTTCGCTCTATCACCTGACGCTCGAACCCAACACGCTGTTCGCCAAATTCCCCCCTGCCTTGCCCGACGACGACGCGTCCGCCGACATGCAGGACTGGATTCACGAACGCACGGCGGCAGCGGGATATGGGCACTATGAGGTGTCGGCGTATGCACGGCCGCATCGGCAGAGCCGGCACAATCTGAACTACTGGCGTTTTGGCGACTACCTGGGAATCGGTGCGGGCGCGCACACGAAGCTGTCCTTTCCGAATCGCGTGCTGCGTCAGGCGCGTTATAAGCATCCCACTACTTTCATCGAGCAGGCGCGAGCGGGCACGGCGGTGCAGGAAGAGCATGAGGTTGGGCCGCGCGATCTGCCTTTCGAATTCATGCTTAACGCGCTGCGACTGGTGGAAGGCTTTCCAGTGCACCGGTTCAGCGAGCGCACAGGACTTTCGATGACGTCGATCGAACCCGCGTTGCAGGAAGCCGAGCGACGCAAGCTCATCACCCGAGAT
- the rdgB gene encoding RdgB/HAM1 family non-canonical purine NTP pyrophosphatase, with product MGSPLKKVVLASNNAGKLREFAALFGAAGIELIPQGQLNVPEAEEPYPTFVENALTKARHAARLTGLPALADDSGLCVHALRGAPGVHSARYAQLAGGEKSDASNNARLVSELQNEADRRAYYFCVLALVRHTDDPEPLIAEGRWHGEILDTPRGEQGFGYDPYFYLPSLNATAAELQPSVKNANSHRAIALRQLLARLSEEA from the coding sequence ATGGGCTCGCCGTTGAAGAAAGTCGTGCTGGCGTCGAATAACGCGGGCAAGCTGCGCGAGTTCGCGGCGCTGTTCGGCGCGGCCGGCATCGAACTGATTCCACAAGGGCAATTGAATGTGCCCGAGGCGGAAGAACCGTATCCGACCTTTGTCGAAAACGCGTTGACCAAGGCACGGCACGCGGCGAGGCTCACCGGCCTGCCCGCACTCGCCGACGATTCCGGCCTGTGTGTGCATGCGTTGCGTGGCGCGCCCGGCGTCCATTCGGCGCGCTACGCGCAACTGGCGGGCGGCGAGAAAAGCGACGCGTCGAATAACGCACGCCTCGTTTCCGAGTTGCAAAACGAAGCGGACCGTCGCGCGTATTACTTCTGCGTGCTGGCCCTGGTGCGTCACACCGACGACCCCGAGCCGCTGATCGCCGAGGGCCGCTGGCACGGCGAGATTCTCGATACGCCGCGTGGCGAACAGGGTTTTGGGTACGATCCATATTTCTATCTGCCGTCGCTGAACGCCACGGCCGCCGAACTCCAACCGTCCGTGAAAAACGCAAACAGCCATCGCGCGATCGCGTTGCGGCAACTGCTAGCGCGTTTGTCGGAGGAAGCGTGA